One window from the genome of Streptomyces sp. NBC_01476 encodes:
- a CDS encoding glycosyltransferase: MDTNLGELPARRHLPARAAEPHPVAREAPSHRAGPARPVPPVLDVVVPVYNEEDDLERCVRRLHAHLTATFPYPFRITVADNASTDRTAQVAAALAAELPEVESFRLEQKGRGRALRTVWTASEAPVLAYMDVDLSTDLNALLPLVAPLISGHSDLAIGSRLARSSRVVRGAKREVISRVYNLILRGSLAARFSDAQCGFKAIRGDVAERLLPMVEDTGWFFDTEMLVLAERAGLRIHEVPVDWVDDPDSSVDLVRTATDDLRGVWRVGRALATGQLALDRLRRPFGDDPRDRELSGVPAGLARQLVGFSAVGAFSTLAYLLLFFLFRLGLGAQLANALALLVSAFANTAANRRLTFGVRGRDRAVRHQAQGLVVFAIGLALTSGSLAALHAATPHPGHSTELAVLIAANLAATVLRFLLFRAWLFPGGSPPAPAPREEPARPEAASPSAPVYTAGPYGAGAGSAQEPTPYDPAPYDNRSAR; the protein is encoded by the coding sequence ATGGATACGAACCTCGGCGAACTGCCCGCCCGGCGGCACCTGCCGGCCAGGGCCGCGGAACCGCATCCGGTAGCCCGCGAAGCCCCCTCCCACCGGGCCGGGCCGGCGCGGCCCGTCCCACCCGTCCTCGACGTCGTCGTCCCGGTGTACAACGAGGAGGACGACCTGGAGCGGTGCGTACGAAGACTGCACGCGCACCTCACGGCGACCTTCCCCTACCCCTTCCGGATCACCGTCGCGGACAACGCGAGCACCGACCGGACCGCGCAGGTGGCCGCCGCACTCGCCGCGGAACTACCCGAGGTCGAGTCCTTCCGGCTGGAGCAGAAGGGCCGCGGCCGGGCACTGCGCACGGTGTGGACCGCGTCGGAGGCGCCGGTACTGGCGTACATGGACGTGGACCTGTCCACCGACCTCAACGCGCTGCTGCCGCTGGTCGCCCCGCTGATCTCCGGCCACTCGGACCTCGCCATCGGCTCGCGGCTGGCCCGCTCCTCGCGGGTGGTGCGCGGCGCCAAGCGGGAGGTGATCTCCCGCGTCTACAACCTGATCCTCCGCGGTTCGCTCGCCGCCCGCTTCTCGGACGCCCAGTGCGGCTTCAAGGCGATCCGCGGCGATGTCGCCGAGCGGCTGCTGCCGATGGTCGAGGACACCGGCTGGTTCTTCGACACCGAGATGCTGGTGCTGGCCGAGCGGGCCGGCCTGCGGATCCACGAGGTGCCGGTGGACTGGGTCGACGACCCGGACAGCAGCGTCGACCTGGTCCGTACCGCGACCGACGATCTGCGGGGTGTCTGGCGGGTCGGACGGGCCCTGGCCACCGGGCAGTTGGCGCTCGACCGGCTGCGCAGGCCGTTCGGCGACGATCCGCGTGACCGCGAACTGTCCGGTGTACCGGCCGGGCTGGCCCGGCAGCTGGTCGGCTTCAGCGCGGTCGGGGCGTTCAGCACGCTGGCCTACCTCCTGCTGTTCTTCCTCTTCCGCCTCGGCCTCGGCGCCCAACTGGCCAACGCCCTGGCGCTGTTGGTGTCCGCCTTCGCCAACACCGCGGCGAACCGGCGGCTCACCTTCGGGGTGCGCGGCCGGGACCGGGCGGTACGGCACCAGGCACAGGGACTCGTTGTCTTCGCCATCGGCCTGGCGCTGACCAGCGGTTCGCTCGCCGCCCTGCACGCGGCCACCCCGCACCCCGGCCACAGCACCGAACTCGCCGTGCTGATCGCCGCCAACCTCGCGGCGACCGTGCTGCGCTTCCTGCTCTTCCGTGCCTGGCTCTTCCCCGGCGGGAGCCCACCGGCGCCCGCACCCCGCGAGGAGCCCGCCCGCCCGGAGGCCGCCTCGCCGTCCGCCCCCGTCTACACCGCCGGCCCGTACGGCGCAGGCGCCGGCTCCGCGCAGGAGCCCACCCCTTACGACCCCGCCCCCTACGACAACAGGAGCGCCCGATGA
- a CDS encoding response regulator transcription factor, translating to MPSTSSLSSLTGTASPQARPGHQTLGQPTQAATDLARPDGSPVRVLVVDDETPLADLLSMALRYEGWQVRTESDGASALRAARESRPDAVVLDVMLPDMDGLEVLARLRRETPDVPVLFLTAKDAVEDRIAGLTAGGDDYVTKPFSLEEVVARLRGLLRRSGAAATRNESLLIVGDLVLNEDSHEVSRGGANIHLTATEFELLRYLMRNPRRVLSKAQILDRVWSYDFGGQANVVELYISYLRRKIDVGHPPMIHTRRGAGYLIKPGEPA from the coding sequence ATGCCTTCCACCTCATCGCTCTCCTCGCTCACCGGTACCGCAAGCCCGCAGGCCCGCCCGGGCCACCAGACCCTCGGCCAGCCGACCCAGGCGGCCACCGACCTCGCCCGTCCGGACGGTTCCCCGGTCCGCGTCCTGGTCGTGGACGACGAGACCCCGCTGGCCGACCTGCTCTCGATGGCGCTGCGCTACGAGGGCTGGCAGGTCCGTACCGAGTCCGACGGCGCGAGCGCGCTGCGCGCGGCCCGCGAGTCCCGCCCCGACGCGGTCGTGCTCGACGTGATGCTGCCCGACATGGACGGCCTCGAAGTGCTGGCCAGGCTCCGTCGCGAGACCCCGGACGTACCCGTCCTCTTCCTGACCGCGAAGGACGCGGTGGAGGACCGGATCGCGGGGCTCACCGCGGGCGGGGACGACTACGTGACCAAGCCGTTCAGCCTGGAGGAGGTCGTGGCCCGGCTGCGCGGACTGCTGCGGCGCTCCGGCGCGGCCGCCACCCGCAACGAGTCGCTGCTGATCGTCGGCGACCTGGTGCTCAACGAGGACAGCCACGAGGTCAGCCGGGGCGGCGCCAACATCCACCTCACCGCGACCGAGTTCGAGCTGCTGCGCTACCTGATGCGCAATCCGCGGCGCGTGCTCAGCAAGGCGCAGATACTGGACCGCGTCTGGAGCTACGACTTCGGCGGCCAGGCCAATGTCGTCGAGCTCTACATCTCCTACCTGCGCCGGAAGATCGACGTCGGGCACCCGCCGATGATCCACACGCGGCGCGGCGCCGGCTACCTGATCAAGCCCGGCGAACCGGCGTGA
- a CDS encoding helix-turn-helix domain-containing protein gives MTRTDIRPVTISPEQTASTNQALRQVRSYLETHKDRREITVTVADGEPEPLTLPREAVELLAGLLAHLGAGRGVSVVPADAELTTQQAADMLNVSRPFLVGLLNAGEIEYRNVGTHRRIKASSLIEYKLQDDQRRRAAADEVTQLGQEMGLM, from the coding sequence ATGACCAGGACAGACATCAGGCCAGTGACGATCTCCCCCGAGCAGACCGCGTCCACAAACCAGGCCCTCAGGCAGGTCCGCAGCTACCTGGAAACCCATAAAGACCGCCGCGAGATCACCGTGACCGTCGCGGACGGCGAACCGGAGCCGCTGACGCTGCCTCGCGAGGCCGTCGAGCTACTGGCCGGCCTGCTCGCGCACCTGGGAGCCGGCCGTGGCGTCTCCGTCGTCCCGGCGGACGCCGAACTCACCACCCAGCAGGCCGCGGACATGCTCAATGTCTCCCGGCCCTTTCTCGTCGGCCTGCTCAACGCCGGCGAGATCGAGTACCGGAACGTCGGAACCCACCGCAGGATCAAGGCGTCCTCGCTGATCGAGTACAAGCTGCAGGACGACCAGCGGCGGCGAGCGGCTGCCGACGAGGTGACGCAACTCGGCCAGGAGATGGGACTGATGTGA
- a CDS encoding methyltransferase domain-containing protein, whose translation MSHDPTASLREEFAATIGDGVDSPWRAAFAAVPRHTFTPEFFDQDQRGQWRRVTRSDDGYLRTVYSDTALMTQLDSNGVPTSSSSEPGLMLAMLDALDAHPGDNVFELGTGTGYNAALLAHRLGAENVTSVDVDPELVALATRRLAEVGCQPFVHAGDGALGYPQRAPYSRIIATAAVRSLHPALMEQAAVGAVIVAPIGYGVVRATVTEPGHAEGRFLPRPALFMPRRAPSRGPDFEALREQSPETTALPVADTLGRWKFPLSLALPGYNSCSWRSDDGTVTGVGLWTEDGSTATARTSGHVRQAGPRRLWDTVEELAALFSDGQPARDDFGITITPEAQRVWYGTSEGPSWSLATDQ comes from the coding sequence ATGAGCCACGATCCGACCGCATCCCTGCGTGAAGAGTTCGCCGCCACCATCGGGGACGGGGTGGACAGCCCCTGGCGCGCAGCCTTCGCCGCCGTGCCCCGTCACACCTTCACCCCGGAGTTCTTCGACCAGGATCAGCGCGGTCAGTGGCGCCGGGTCACGCGGTCGGACGACGGATACCTGCGAACCGTCTATTCCGACACCGCGCTGATGACCCAACTCGACTCCAACGGCGTTCCCACGTCGTCATCCAGTGAACCCGGCCTCATGCTGGCCATGCTCGACGCGCTCGACGCCCACCCGGGCGACAACGTATTCGAGCTGGGGACGGGCACTGGCTACAACGCGGCGCTCCTCGCGCACCGGCTCGGTGCCGAGAACGTGACCAGCGTGGACGTTGACCCTGAACTGGTAGCCCTCGCCACACGCAGGCTCGCCGAGGTCGGATGCCAGCCGTTCGTGCACGCGGGAGACGGTGCACTCGGCTACCCGCAGCGCGCTCCCTACTCACGGATCATCGCCACCGCTGCGGTGCGTTCCCTCCATCCGGCACTGATGGAACAGGCCGCGGTCGGTGCCGTGATCGTCGCTCCGATCGGCTACGGCGTCGTTCGAGCTACCGTGACCGAGCCCGGCCACGCCGAAGGCCGCTTCCTCCCACGCCCGGCGCTGTTCATGCCCAGACGCGCCCCGAGCAGGGGGCCCGATTTCGAGGCCCTGCGAGAACAGAGTCCCGAGACCACCGCCCTGCCTGTGGCGGACACGCTCGGACGCTGGAAATTCCCGCTGTCGCTCGCCCTGCCCGGCTACAACTCCTGCTCATGGCGCTCCGACGACGGCACGGTCACCGGGGTAGGACTGTGGACCGAAGACGGCTCCACCGCCACCGCCCGCACAAGCGGCCATGTCCGGCAGGCCGGCCCCCGCCGGCTGTGGGACACCGTCGAAGAACTCGCCGCCCTCTTCTCCGACGGGCAGCCGGCCCGCGACGACTTCGGCATCACCATCACCCCCGAGGCACAACGGGTCTGGTACGGAACCTCAGAAGGACCTTCCTGGTCCCTGGCGACCGACCAATAG
- a CDS encoding HAMP domain-containing sensor histidine kinase has product MRGTPARTSPAPTRRWSLRRRLVVSCVALVAAVCAVIGAVTIFALHDFLYGQLDSKVGELAVRAAGPHGPDPGGPRADGGFDPLNFLVGGGQPGETVGAVRTASGAIGHAAVSATSSGSPGLVADTLSTAQATAFTQVPLDGRPHTLHISGLGDFRVESARPGTDGTTTLVGLSTSGAHDTLSTLVWVEVSVTAAGLVAAGLAGSALMRITLQPLRRVAATATRVSELPLHSGEVALHERVPDTDTDPRTEVGQVGAALNRMLGHVGSALHARQESETRVRRFVADASHELRTPLASIRGYAELTRRGGEPVGPDTRHALGRIESEAERMTTLVEDLLLLARLDAGRPLDLADTDVSPLVVDAVGDARAVGHGHHWRLDLPDEPATVRGDPQRLHQVLTNLLANARTHTPPGTTVTGRVRRRGDEVLLQVEDDGPGIPPELCRHVFERFARGDASRSRSAGSTGLGLAIVHSVVTAHGGEVAVSSAPGRTVFTVTLPAALSQAVPRPATRS; this is encoded by the coding sequence CTGCGCGGCACCCCCGCACGCACGTCCCCCGCCCCCACCCGCCGCTGGTCGTTGCGCCGCCGCCTCGTCGTGTCCTGCGTCGCCCTGGTCGCCGCCGTCTGCGCGGTGATCGGCGCGGTGACGATATTCGCCCTGCACGACTTCCTGTACGGGCAACTGGACAGCAAGGTGGGGGAGTTGGCGGTCCGGGCAGCAGGCCCGCACGGCCCGGACCCCGGCGGCCCCCGGGCCGACGGCGGCTTCGATCCGCTCAACTTCCTGGTCGGCGGCGGCCAGCCCGGCGAGACGGTCGGCGCGGTCCGTACCGCGAGCGGCGCGATCGGGCACGCGGCGGTCAGCGCCACCAGCTCCGGCAGCCCCGGCCTGGTCGCCGACACCCTCAGTACGGCCCAGGCCACCGCCTTCACCCAGGTCCCGCTCGACGGCAGACCGCACACCCTGCACATCTCCGGCCTCGGCGACTTCCGGGTGGAGTCCGCGCGCCCTGGCACCGACGGCACCACGACCCTGGTGGGCCTGTCCACCTCCGGCGCGCACGACACCCTGTCCACCCTGGTCTGGGTGGAGGTCTCGGTGACCGCGGCCGGCCTGGTCGCCGCGGGGCTGGCCGGCTCCGCCCTGATGCGGATCACCCTGCAGCCGCTCAGAAGGGTCGCCGCCACCGCCACCCGCGTCTCCGAACTGCCCCTGCACAGCGGCGAAGTGGCACTGCACGAACGCGTCCCCGACACCGACACCGACCCGCGCACCGAGGTCGGTCAGGTCGGCGCCGCGCTCAACCGCATGCTGGGGCACGTCGGTTCGGCGCTGCACGCCCGGCAGGAGAGCGAGACCCGGGTCCGCCGCTTCGTCGCCGACGCGAGCCACGAACTGCGCACCCCGCTCGCCTCGATCCGCGGTTACGCCGAACTCACCCGCCGCGGCGGGGAGCCGGTCGGCCCGGACACGCGACACGCCCTGGGCCGGATCGAGTCCGAGGCGGAACGGATGACCACCCTGGTGGAGGACCTGCTGCTGCTCGCCCGGCTGGACGCCGGCCGCCCGCTCGACCTCGCCGACACCGACGTCTCGCCGCTGGTGGTGGACGCGGTCGGCGACGCCCGCGCGGTCGGCCACGGCCACCACTGGCGGCTCGACCTGCCCGACGAACCCGCCACCGTCCGCGGCGACCCGCAGCGCCTGCACCAGGTGCTCACCAACCTGCTGGCCAACGCCCGCACCCACACCCCGCCGGGTACGACGGTCACCGGGCGTGTCCGCCGGCGGGGCGACGAGGTGCTGCTGCAGGTCGAGGACGACGGCCCCGGCATCCCGCCGGAGCTGTGCCGGCATGTCTTCGAACGCTTCGCCCGTGGCGACGCCTCACGGTCAAGGTCCGCGGGCAGTACGGGACTTGGGCTCGCCATCGTGCACTCCGTGGTCACCGCGCACGGCGGCGAGGTGGCCGTGAGCAGCGCCCCGGGCCGTACCGTGTTCACCGTCACTCTTCCGGCCGCGCTCTCACAGGCTGTGCCCAGGCCGGCCACACGGTCATGA
- a CDS encoding MEDS domain-containing protein, producing MAGEICGLGEDIPGAAPRTVAVERLNAGDHACLWFGGARGEEERWALRAAYAIAGITRGERVVFFVEPGTEGEGLDRLASFGVPMGGTVGGALGGSPGRPYAAGRVEVVGTVPGYVPGRGLDNAARIDHWVTLTRQSAALGFAGVRAAGDMGWASSPEVGSGQLTAYEVALTPVLAKLRLAAMCEYDRERFPAERYDGVLAAHPLHVLPLPGALHASREGDVLRLSGDADLATRFAFEDAVRDAVRQPGLTAIDLTGLAFIDAYCVRALLRLGAGVALECTAAQHRLLGLCGVVEVRTEPAGRPTLRVRGCGG from the coding sequence ATGGCGGGAGAGATCTGCGGCCTGGGCGAGGACATACCGGGGGCCGCACCCCGGACGGTCGCCGTCGAGCGGCTGAATGCGGGGGATCACGCATGCCTGTGGTTCGGGGGCGCCCGCGGTGAGGAAGAGCGGTGGGCGCTGCGGGCGGCGTACGCCATCGCGGGGATCACCCGCGGGGAACGGGTGGTGTTCTTCGTCGAACCCGGCACGGAGGGGGAGGGTCTCGACCGGCTGGCCTCCTTCGGCGTGCCGATGGGAGGGACGGTGGGCGGGGCTCTGGGCGGCTCTCCCGGGCGGCCGTACGCCGCCGGGCGGGTCGAGGTGGTGGGGACCGTCCCCGGGTACGTACCCGGGCGGGGCCTGGACAACGCGGCGCGGATCGATCACTGGGTGACGCTTACCCGGCAGAGCGCGGCGCTCGGCTTCGCCGGGGTGCGGGCGGCCGGCGACATGGGCTGGGCGTCGTCGCCCGAGGTGGGCAGCGGGCAACTGACCGCGTACGAGGTCGCGTTGACGCCGGTGCTGGCGAAGCTGCGGCTCGCCGCGATGTGCGAGTACGACCGGGAGAGGTTCCCGGCCGAGCGCTATGACGGCGTACTGGCCGCGCACCCGCTGCACGTACTGCCGCTGCCCGGCGCGCTGCACGCCTCCCGCGAGGGCGACGTCCTGCGGCTGTCCGGCGACGCCGACCTGGCCACGCGGTTCGCCTTCGAGGACGCGGTACGCGACGCCGTCCGGCAGCCCGGCCTCACCGCGATCGACCTGACCGGCCTCGCCTTCATCGACGCCTACTGCGTACGGGCCCTGCTGCGCCTCGGCGCGGGCGTGGCTCTGGAGTGCACGGCAGCGCAGCACCGGCTCCTCGGCCTGTGCGGGGTGGTGGAGGTCCGCACGGAACCAGCGGGACGGCCCACCCTCCGGGTACGGGGGTGCGGGGGCTGA